In the genome of Heterodontus francisci isolate sHetFra1 chromosome 15, sHetFra1.hap1, whole genome shotgun sequence, one region contains:
- the slc25a43 gene encoding solute carrier family 25 member 43 — MVVGKRDSRITYCQSLGCGGLAGLLSRSLTCPLDVVKVLAQVGTFHSKRGFLRTFWILSEAEGLRALWKGNGIACVRLFPYSSIQVTAYSKFVSLFMDDLGHISHWSAIVAGSLAGIMAAVLTYPTELIETRLIVQNSTAPTYRGIIHTFLTIYTKEGFLALYRGVSLTVLGAVPFSAGSFLVYINLDKLWNKPSVKLTPLQNFANGCLAAGVAQTLSFPFETVKRKMQAQSPLLPHYGGVDVHFTGVVDCFKQIMKTKGVLSLWNGLTANLLKIVPYYGLMFSTFEFCKRVCLYKNGYIVSPLSYRLSPGVDQSLGVEELWELKRLIREKSFETNQSTLGTKWWG; from the exons ATGGTGGTGGGGAAACGGGACTCCAGGATAACCTACTGCCAGAGCTTGGGCTGTGGAGGGCTGGCCGGACTGCTCAGCCGCTCCCTCACTTGCCCGCTGGATGTGGTCAAGGTGCTGGCCCAAGTGGGGACCTTCCACAGCAAGAGGGGATTCCTGAGGACTTTCTGGATACTTTCCGAGGCCGAGGGACTGCGGGCTCTGTGGAAGGGGAATGGCATCGCCTGCGTGCGGCTCTTTCCTTACAGCTCCATACAAGTTACCGCTTACAGCAA GTTTGTGAGCCTCTTCATGGATGACCTTGGTCACATCTCCCATTGGAGTGCCATTGTAGCAGGGAGCCTGGCTGGGATCATGGCTGCTGTCCTGACTTACCCAACAGAGCTGATCGAGACCCGTTTGATTGTTCAGAACAGCACGGCTCCCACCTACAGAGGAATCATCCACACATTCCTCACCATCTACACCAAGGAGGGATTCCTAGCACTTTACCGTGGGGTTTCATTGACAGTACTGG GAGCAGTACCCTTTTCTGCAGGTTCCTTTTTGGTCTATATCAACCTGGATAAGCTCTGGAATAAGCCCAGTGTGAAACTCACTCCTCTCCAGAATTTTGCGAATGGCTGTCTGGCAGCGGGTGTTGCCCAAACACTCTCCTTCCCTTTTGAAACTGTTAAAAGAAAGATGCAG GCACAGAGTCCCCTGCTCCCCCATTATGGAGGTGTTGATGTTCATTTTACTGGGGTTGTGGACTGCTTCAAGCAAATTATGAAGACAAAAGGTGTCCTGAGCCTATGGAATGGTCTCACAGCCAACCTACTAAAG ATCGTTCCGTATTATGGTCTGATGTTCAGCACGTTCGAATTCTGCAAGCGGGTTTGTCTTTACAAGAATGGCTACATTGTATCCCCTCTGAGCTATCGGCTCAGCCCGGGAGTGGACCAGAGTTTGGGGGTCGAAGAGCTCTGGGAACTAAAGAGGTTGATCAGAGAAAAGAGCTTTGAGACCAACCAATCCACACTAGGCACCAAATGGTGGGGCTGA